The uncultured Methanobrevibacter sp. DNA window TCCAAGTGAGGTTATAATGCCTTTTGCAGGTTTTGTAGTTCAAGAAGGGAAATTAAGTTTTTTAGGAATTGTAATTATTGGAACTCTTGGAAATATTGTGGGATCTTTAATAGCTTATTATGTAGGTTTAAAAGGAGGAAGACCATTTTTAGAAAAATATGGAAAATATATTTTAATTACCAAAGATAAATTGGATTTGGTTGAAAATATTTTTAATAGATATGGTGTGATAACAGTATTTGTTGGACGTATTTTGCCAGTTATAAGGACATTTATTTCTTTACCTGCAGGAATAGCACGTATGGATATTAAAAAGTTTACAATTTACACAACACTTGGATGTTTTCCATGGACATTAGTTCTTGCATATTTGGGCGTAATATTAGGTCAAAACTGGTCTATTCTCACTAAATATTTTCATATTCTTGATGTATTTTTAGTTATTGCAATTATAAGTTTAATTTTATATTGGACATATAAGTTTAAGAAACAATAAGGGTTTTAACTAAACATTTAAATACTATTAAATTAAGATAATTTATTAATAGTTATGATAATTAAAATTCTTATTTTTGTTTCATAACATATTTTCTTTAATTAAACTTACGTTTTTCATTATTATAAGGAGGAATTATT harbors:
- a CDS encoding DedA family protein; translation: MAFTEILSMFVVHIIETLGYFGVFIMMTLESACIPFPSEVIMPFAGFVVQEGKLSFLGIVIIGTLGNIVGSLIAYYVGLKGGRPFLEKYGKYILITKDKLDLVENIFNRYGVITVFVGRILPVIRTFISLPAGIARMDIKKFTIYTTLGCFPWTLVLAYLGVILGQNWSILTKYFHILDVFLVIAIISLILYWTYKFKKQ